The Prochlorococcus sp. MIT 1300 genome has a window encoding:
- a CDS encoding SDR family oxidoreductase produces MKLLITGGCGYKGSVLIPLLLKKGHEIINVDNEWFGNYLTKHENLQNIKADIRDVDSIPLKGVEAIIHLANIANDPAVELNPTLSWEVNVLAGQQLADKAIREGVQQFIFASSGSVYGLKDEPKVTEDLSLIPISVYNKTKMVAERVFLSYKDQMQIHCIRPATVCGLSRRMRLDVSVNMLTFQALKNQRINVFGGMQTRPNIHIDDIANVYLHFLLNPHLESGCYNAGFENISILEIAKKVTSRVQSEIIITESNDPRSYRQDSTKLLNTGFKPEKTIQHAIDEICEAYESGNLLETDQCYTVKWMKNLNLEGN; encoded by the coding sequence ATGAAATTACTAATAACTGGAGGATGTGGATACAAAGGGTCTGTACTCATACCCCTCCTACTCAAAAAGGGACATGAAATTATTAATGTAGACAACGAATGGTTTGGCAACTATCTTACGAAGCATGAAAATCTTCAGAATATAAAAGCTGATATAAGAGATGTAGATTCAATCCCCCTAAAGGGAGTAGAAGCAATTATACATTTAGCAAATATTGCTAATGATCCAGCTGTTGAACTAAACCCAACTTTAAGTTGGGAAGTCAATGTTCTCGCAGGCCAGCAGTTAGCGGATAAAGCTATAAGAGAAGGTGTTCAACAATTCATTTTCGCTAGTTCAGGAAGTGTGTATGGATTAAAGGATGAGCCTAAAGTCACAGAAGATCTTAGCCTAATTCCTATCTCTGTATATAACAAGACTAAGATGGTCGCGGAAAGAGTGTTTCTTTCATATAAGGACCAAATGCAAATTCATTGCATACGACCTGCAACTGTATGTGGATTATCAAGACGAATGAGACTGGATGTTAGCGTAAACATGCTGACCTTCCAAGCACTAAAAAATCAACGTATAAATGTATTTGGAGGGATGCAAACTAGGCCAAATATCCATATAGATGATATCGCAAATGTTTATTTACATTTTCTTTTAAATCCACATTTAGAAAGTGGATGCTACAACGCTGGCTTTGAAAATATATCAATATTAGAAATTGCAAAGAAAGTAACATCTCGAGTACAATCGGAAATTATTATTACCGAATCAAATGATCCACGTTCATATCGACAAGATTCAACAAAACTTTTAAATACAGGGTTCAAGCCAGAGAAAACCATTCAACATGCAATAGACGAGATATGTGAAGCATACGAAAGTGGAAATTTACTAGAAACAGATCAATGCTATACAGTTAAATGGATGAAAAATCTAAATCTTGAAGGAAATTAA
- a CDS encoding GDP-mannose 4,6-dehydratase: protein MTQDKILVIGSNSFSGSHFVNHALQQNYKVWGVSRSNEPSDPFLAYKWEKNNLTRFTFDQYNINTDITELIDKIKVVKPNFIVNFAAQGMVAESWSNPQHWYQTNLVSQVMLHDELRKMSFLQKYVHVTTPEVYGSTENGWIKENNHFNPSTPYAVSRAACDMHLMSFFKTYEFPVVFTRSANVYGPGQQLYRIIPKTILSAKSKKKMRLHGGGSSERSFIHIKDVVDGTLKIMLQASPGSSWHLSTKKKISIKELVFKICSISGVKPNEIVEVEAERLGKDQSYLLDSETARSKLNWSDKISLDQGILETMAWIDNNFEQLSNEPWEYIHKS, encoded by the coding sequence ATGACACAAGATAAAATTTTGGTGATTGGCAGTAATAGCTTTAGTGGCAGCCATTTTGTTAATCATGCTCTTCAACAAAATTACAAAGTATGGGGAGTTAGCAGGTCTAATGAACCCAGCGATCCATTCTTAGCATACAAATGGGAAAAGAATAACTTAACTAGATTCACATTTGATCAATATAATATTAATACAGACATAACAGAACTCATTGATAAAATAAAGGTTGTAAAACCTAATTTTATAGTGAATTTTGCGGCGCAGGGTATGGTCGCAGAGAGTTGGTCAAATCCCCAACATTGGTATCAGACAAATTTAGTCTCACAAGTGATGCTTCATGATGAACTAAGAAAAATGTCCTTCTTACAAAAATACGTTCATGTCACCACTCCAGAGGTTTATGGAAGCACAGAAAATGGATGGATTAAAGAGAATAACCATTTTAATCCAAGCACTCCTTACGCAGTTAGTAGAGCAGCATGTGATATGCATCTTATGAGTTTTTTTAAAACCTATGAATTCCCTGTGGTCTTTACAAGATCAGCGAATGTATATGGTCCAGGCCAGCAACTTTATCGAATCATTCCAAAGACAATTCTAAGCGCTAAAAGTAAAAAGAAGATGCGCCTACATGGAGGAGGTTCATCCGAAAGATCTTTTATTCATATCAAAGATGTTGTTGATGGGACTTTGAAAATAATGCTTCAAGCGTCGCCTGGCAGCAGTTGGCATCTATCCACTAAGAAAAAGATATCAATTAAAGAACTGGTATTCAAAATCTGCTCAATTTCTGGGGTCAAACCCAATGAAATAGTAGAGGTTGAAGCAGAAAGGCTGGGGAAGGACCAAAGTTACTTATTAGATAGTGAAACTGCCAGGAGTAAACTGAATTGGTCTGATAAAATATCTCTAGATCAAGGAATCCTAGAGACTATGGCATGGATTGATAACAACTTTGAACAGCTTTCTAATGAGCCTTGGGAGTATATACACAAGTCATGA
- a CDS encoding PfkB family carbohydrate kinase — MSSKIIKLKDAKPIENLTLAYGHFTTIHPGHIRYLKHAKAQGNVLAVALIGDGEGESERRYQFKQKERAEALAMIEMADAVILLQDNELSQAIKILMPNLLVLGKEYENSMDKEILEATSILRGQGKTVEFHAGEIHYATTDLLSRSEKELIKDRRVKFKVACKRQNLDLNKLLNSMEAWQNSRLAVLGDTIIDQYAACEAVGMSAEAPVVVVRELEHKNFIGGAAVVASHIRALGAKCDLISVVGNDKTAEIVHADLNKRNIGNHLVTDNSRPTTFKKRYVVENQKLFRVSRLEDHLLSQDIEQQILDKLEEIAPQVNGIVISDFVYGVVTKKILEAVRSLAEKHKLLLFGDLQCSSQVGSIMRFKGFSLLCPNEREARIALQDKDTGLEILSKNLVRRTESQRLIMKLGAEGFIAYDRNSSNEMDSQAFPALCVNPLDVAGAGDSLLALMATGLASGEPMMATAAIGCCMASIAVETMGNTPIAKSVLTNNLIEVLEK; from the coding sequence ATGAGCTCTAAAATAATCAAGCTTAAAGACGCTAAGCCTATAGAAAATCTAACTTTGGCCTATGGACATTTTACAACTATACACCCTGGACATATACGGTATTTAAAACATGCAAAAGCCCAAGGGAATGTCCTTGCTGTTGCATTGATAGGTGATGGGGAAGGTGAAAGTGAAAGACGTTATCAATTTAAGCAAAAAGAAAGAGCTGAAGCTCTAGCCATGATTGAAATGGCGGATGCCGTTATCCTTTTACAAGATAATGAGTTGAGCCAGGCGATAAAAATACTTATGCCCAATCTGCTTGTTCTTGGTAAAGAATACGAAAACTCTATGGATAAAGAAATATTGGAAGCAACCTCTATTTTAAGAGGTCAGGGAAAAACAGTTGAATTTCACGCTGGTGAAATACATTACGCTACAACTGATTTACTTTCAAGATCAGAAAAAGAATTAATTAAAGATAGACGAGTGAAATTTAAAGTTGCTTGTAAAAGACAAAATCTGGACCTGAATAAGCTCTTGAACTCAATGGAGGCATGGCAAAATTCCAGACTGGCTGTACTTGGGGATACCATCATTGATCAATATGCTGCATGCGAGGCTGTTGGCATGAGTGCGGAGGCACCTGTAGTCGTTGTAAGAGAGCTCGAACACAAAAACTTCATAGGAGGTGCAGCAGTTGTGGCCTCACATATAAGAGCACTTGGTGCTAAGTGCGATTTAATTTCAGTTGTAGGAAATGACAAGACCGCCGAAATAGTACACGCTGATTTGAATAAAAGAAATATCGGCAACCACTTAGTCACAGACAACAGTCGTCCTACTACCTTTAAAAAAAGATATGTAGTTGAAAATCAAAAATTATTTAGAGTTAGCAGACTAGAAGATCACCTCTTAAGTCAAGATATAGAACAACAAATTTTAGATAAGCTAGAAGAAATAGCGCCTCAAGTAAACGGCATTGTTATCTCAGACTTTGTCTACGGTGTAGTAACTAAAAAGATCTTAGAGGCTGTCAGATCTTTAGCTGAAAAGCATAAGCTACTGCTCTTTGGAGACTTGCAATGTAGTAGCCAAGTTGGAAGTATTATGAGATTTAAAGGCTTTTCATTATTGTGTCCTAATGAACGTGAGGCCCGTATTGCGCTCCAAGATAAAGATACTGGACTAGAGATACTTAGCAAAAACTTAGTCAGAAGAACGGAAAGTCAACGTCTAATTATGAAGTTGGGCGCAGAAGGCTTTATTGCATACGATAGAAATTCTTCTAATGAAATGGATTCACAAGCATTTCCAGCATTGTGCGTAAATCCATTAGATGTTGCTGGCGCAGGAGATTCCTTACTAGCTTTAATGGCTACAGGTTTAGCGAGTGGAGAGCCAATGATGGCAACAGCTGCTATAGGATGTTGTATGGCATCAATTGCAGTAGAAACAATGGGAAACACTCCGATTGCTAAATCTGTTCTAACAAATAATTTAATTGAAGTGCTAGAAAAATGA
- a CDS encoding zinc-binding dehydrogenase, which yields MKSGIKSFKAAILVSQNEPLVVDTLLLPDKLLPGQVLVKIHVSGICGSQLGEISGVKGPDPYLPHLLGHEGCATVLEIGAGVKHIQVGDKVVLHWKKGLGMEAPPPNYLWKGNKVNAGWITTFNSHAIISENRCTKIDKNIKPSIAALFGCAVTTGFGVIQNNAKIQIGESIVVFGAGGIGLNIIQAAKLRSAWPIIAVDIYNNKLKLAKKVGATYVINSNSENPEEAISKLLNGQALDVFVDNTGIPKIIEMGYKLTHSNGRIILVGVPKKGEEINIFSLPLHFGKTIVGSHGGECQPSKDIPQLARLVEKGVLNLDCILGESYTLEDINDAIAKMRDGSIAGRVTIET from the coding sequence ATGAAGTCTGGCATTAAATCGTTTAAGGCCGCTATTCTGGTCTCACAAAATGAACCATTAGTTGTCGATACCCTTTTATTGCCTGACAAACTGCTGCCTGGTCAAGTATTAGTAAAAATTCACGTAAGTGGAATATGTGGTTCTCAGCTGGGGGAAATAAGTGGAGTCAAGGGACCAGATCCATACCTCCCGCACCTACTAGGCCATGAAGGTTGCGCTACTGTTCTTGAAATTGGTGCTGGTGTAAAACATATTCAAGTAGGGGACAAGGTGGTTTTACACTGGAAAAAAGGCCTGGGAATGGAAGCCCCTCCACCTAATTATCTATGGAAGGGGAATAAAGTTAATGCAGGGTGGATAACAACCTTTAATTCTCATGCAATAATCAGTGAAAATAGATGTACTAAAATAGATAAAAATATCAAACCTAGTATCGCTGCACTATTTGGATGTGCAGTAACTACTGGTTTTGGAGTAATACAAAACAATGCTAAGATACAAATAGGAGAGTCAATTGTAGTATTTGGCGCTGGGGGAATAGGGTTAAATATCATACAAGCCGCAAAATTACGTTCTGCATGGCCAATTATTGCTGTAGACATCTATAACAATAAACTTAAATTAGCCAAAAAGGTTGGTGCAACATATGTAATTAACAGCAATAGTGAGAACCCGGAAGAGGCGATTAGTAAATTACTAAATGGCCAAGCATTAGATGTCTTTGTTGACAATACAGGTATCCCCAAAATAATTGAAATGGGCTATAAACTCACTCACTCTAATGGCAGAATAATTCTAGTAGGTGTTCCAAAAAAGGGAGAAGAGATAAATATATTTTCACTCCCTTTGCACTTTGGAAAAACAATAGTGGGCTCGCATGGGGGTGAATGCCAACCAAGCAAGGATATACCTCAACTAGCAAGGTTGGTAGAAAAAGGTGTTTTAAATTTAGATTGCATTCTTGGAGAGTCGTACACACTGGAAGACATAAATGATGCTATCGCTAAGATGAGGGATGGCTCAATAGCAGGGAGGGTAACAATAGAAACATGA
- a CDS encoding class I SAM-dependent methyltransferase: MSEVDFMSVLHKSTNRDYLGRVNDPIYPKEKAAELAKRWGFDYWDGDRRICYGGYQYIEGRWEKVARQMSSYFKLPKHPKILDIGCGKGYLLYDWLKVIPDAEVHGLDISSYAIEHAKEEVKDNIKLGNATKLPWKDNYFDLVISINTLHCLYSYELEKALKEIERVGNNYKYICVESYRNEKEKANLLYWQLTCEAFHTPKEWLWWFENTGYTGDHSFIYFE, from the coding sequence ATGTCTGAAGTTGATTTCATGAGTGTGCTTCATAAAAGCACAAATAGAGATTATTTAGGACGAGTAAATGATCCTATTTACCCTAAAGAAAAAGCAGCCGAATTAGCTAAAAGATGGGGATTTGATTATTGGGATGGAGACCGCCGAATCTGCTACGGCGGATATCAATATATTGAAGGAAGATGGGAAAAAGTCGCAAGACAAATGTCTAGTTACTTTAAACTTCCCAAGCATCCCAAAATACTTGATATTGGCTGTGGCAAAGGTTATCTGCTCTATGATTGGCTAAAGGTAATTCCTGATGCAGAGGTACATGGTTTAGATATCTCCAGTTATGCAATAGAGCATGCCAAAGAAGAAGTGAAGGATAATATAAAACTTGGCAATGCTACAAAGCTTCCTTGGAAGGATAATTATTTTGACTTGGTCATCTCAATTAATACTCTGCATTGCCTATATTCCTACGAACTAGAGAAAGCCCTGAAAGAGATTGAAAGAGTTGGTAATAATTACAAGTATATCTGTGTTGAAAGCTATAGGAATGAAAAAGAAAAAGCCAACCTATTATATTGGCAACTTACATGTGAAGCATTTCATACACCTAAAGAATGGCTTTGGTGGTTCGAAAATACTGGCTATACAGGAGACCACTCATTCATTTATTTTGAGTAG
- a CDS encoding SIS domain-containing protein, whose product MNNSSSNFKDSTSFYLKQLVGCFSENVIKGIENLSHDLLATWVEGRNVFICGNGGSAANAIHMANDLHYGIGACGPAPKISGLKVEALSANTGLITCLANDTGYENIYANQIEVKGNPKDLLIVLSGSGNSANVVKALEIANKLSLKTYAIVAFDGGKCLNLASVAIHLGINDMQIAEDSQLIVGHLCMQWLNTNKPKALENLNV is encoded by the coding sequence ATGAATAACTCTTCCTCGAATTTTAAAGACTCTACAAGTTTTTATTTAAAGCAATTAGTAGGTTGCTTTAGTGAAAATGTAATTAAAGGAATAGAGAATCTTTCACATGATCTTTTAGCCACATGGGTTGAAGGCCGCAATGTCTTTATCTGCGGTAATGGAGGAAGTGCAGCTAATGCAATACACATGGCGAATGATCTGCACTACGGCATCGGAGCCTGTGGACCTGCACCAAAAATTTCTGGCTTAAAGGTAGAAGCCTTATCCGCTAATACAGGATTAATAACATGTTTAGCCAATGACACAGGCTATGAAAATATCTACGCAAATCAAATAGAGGTCAAAGGTAATCCTAAAGATCTTTTGATTGTCCTCTCAGGAAGTGGAAACTCGGCTAATGTAGTTAAGGCTTTAGAAATTGCTAATAAATTAAGTCTAAAAACATATGCAATTGTTGCATTCGATGGCGGAAAGTGCCTAAATCTTGCCAGTGTGGCCATACATCTTGGCATAAATGACATGCAAATTGCTGAAGATAGCCAGCTAATTGTTGGTCATCTCTGTATGCAATGGCTCAACACAAACAAGCCGAAAGCTTTGGAGAATTTGAATGTCTGA